One window from the genome of Pirellulales bacterium encodes:
- a CDS encoding 3-hydroxyacyl-CoA dehydrogenase NAD-binding domain-containing protein — translation MPEASNIKLSMAEPDIAVLTFDAADKGANVLSRPVLEELERHLNELEKKKDLKGLILDSAKPGIFIFGADVREFVAAKNITRDQKIELSTRGRKLFQRLSHFPCVTVAAIDGGCFGGGAELSMWCDRRILSNSPKAQMGFPEVKLGIYPGWGGTARAPRLIGLSNAVEMVSSGENIDAKTAFQMGLVSDVVPSEKLREAAIKLIRAENQSQKYLDDRKRWDGPLPMDETELMFLGVTANAYIQQQTKGQYPAPIAALEVMIGSAGGDIEAASQAEAEGFADLFGSPINRSLLNIFFLTDRNKKETGVSNPNVKPKQIKSVGVFGAGIMGAGIAAASLKRDMAITITDAIAPALAGGVQKVLEEVSFSKATRGPDAQKMVKYAPLVNATTTDSEFGASDLVIEAIIEKPEAKQELYARIEPKLKDGAILASNTSAISITRLAEKLKHPERFCGIHFFNPVRQMPLVEVIRGAKTNDETIATAVAYAKSIGKSPIVVNDGPGFLVNRLLLPYMTEALELLREGVEIKAVEKAAKAFGMPMGPITLYDVVGLDTCYHAGKVMHEAFPTRVVESPILDAMVKAGRIGQKAGVGFFAYQGKKGHGTPDPTLADVIGPHVGKPQKLSDEQIIHRLFLPMILEATRILAEKKVAAPQDVDLGLIFGTGFPPFKGGLLFWADTIGLPKIVELLKPYASLGERYQPTPMLTELAAAGKGFYDLPS, via the coding sequence ATGCCCGAGGCGTCGAATATCAAATTGTCGATGGCCGAGCCGGATATCGCCGTGCTCACCTTCGATGCGGCTGACAAGGGAGCGAACGTTCTCTCCCGCCCCGTCCTGGAAGAGTTGGAACGGCATCTGAACGAGCTGGAAAAGAAGAAGGATCTGAAGGGCCTGATTCTCGATTCGGCCAAGCCGGGAATCTTCATCTTCGGCGCCGACGTCCGCGAATTCGTGGCGGCCAAGAACATTACGCGCGACCAAAAGATCGAGCTATCGACCCGCGGCCGTAAGCTGTTCCAGCGGCTGTCGCACTTCCCGTGTGTGACCGTGGCGGCGATTGACGGCGGCTGTTTTGGCGGCGGCGCCGAATTGTCGATGTGGTGCGACCGGCGGATTCTGTCGAACAGCCCCAAGGCCCAGATGGGCTTTCCGGAAGTGAAGCTGGGCATCTACCCGGGCTGGGGTGGTACGGCTCGCGCGCCGCGCTTGATCGGCCTGTCGAATGCCGTGGAAATGGTCTCCAGCGGCGAAAACATCGACGCCAAGACCGCCTTTCAGATGGGGCTGGTTTCGGACGTCGTGCCGAGCGAGAAGTTGCGTGAGGCCGCCATCAAGCTCATTCGCGCCGAGAACCAGTCGCAAAAGTATCTCGACGATCGCAAGCGTTGGGACGGCCCGCTGCCGATGGACGAGACCGAGCTCATGTTCCTCGGCGTCACGGCCAACGCCTACATCCAGCAGCAGACCAAGGGGCAATACCCGGCCCCGATCGCGGCCTTGGAAGTGATGATCGGCTCGGCCGGCGGCGACATCGAAGCGGCCAGCCAGGCCGAAGCCGAGGGCTTCGCCGATCTGTTCGGCTCGCCCATCAATCGCTCCTTGCTGAACATCTTCTTCCTGACGGATCGCAACAAGAAAGAAACGGGTGTCTCGAACCCGAACGTCAAACCGAAACAGATCAAGTCGGTCGGCGTTTTTGGTGCGGGCATCATGGGGGCCGGCATTGCCGCCGCGTCCTTGAAACGCGACATGGCCATCACGATCACCGACGCCATCGCCCCGGCCTTGGCCGGCGGTGTGCAGAAGGTGCTGGAAGAAGTGTCGTTCAGCAAGGCCACGCGCGGGCCTGACGCGCAGAAGATGGTCAAGTACGCCCCGCTGGTCAATGCCACGACGACCGACAGCGAGTTCGGCGCATCCGACCTGGTGATCGAAGCGATCATCGAAAAGCCCGAGGCCAAGCAGGAACTGTACGCCCGGATCGAGCCGAAGTTGAAGGACGGGGCGATCCTGGCCTCGAACACGTCGGCCATTTCGATTACGCGCTTGGCCGAGAAGCTCAAGCATCCCGAGCGGTTCTGCGGCATCCACTTCTTCAATCCCGTCCGGCAGATGCCGCTGGTCGAGGTGATCCGCGGCGCAAAGACGAACGATGAAACGATCGCCACCGCCGTGGCCTATGCCAAGAGCATCGGCAAGTCGCCGATCGTCGTGAACGACGGTCCCGGCTTCCTCGTCAATCGGTTGCTGTTGCCGTACATGACCGAGGCGCTGGAGCTGTTGCGTGAAGGAGTTGAAATCAAGGCCGTCGAAAAGGCGGCCAAGGCCTTCGGCATGCCGATGGGGCCGATCACGCTCTACGACGTCGTGGGGCTCGACACCTGCTATCACGCCGGCAAGGTGATGCACGAGGCGTTCCCGACCCGCGTCGTCGAATCGCCGATTCTCGACGCCATGGTCAAGGCGGGCCGCATCGGTCAGAAGGCGGGCGTTGGCTTCTTCGCCTATCAAGGCAAGAAAGGCCACGGCACGCCCGACCCGACCCTGGCGGATGTCATCGGCCCACACGTCGGCAAGCCGCAAAAGCTCTCGGACGAGCAGATCATTCATCGCTTGTTCCTGCCCATGATCCTCGAAGCGACGCGCATCCTGGCCGAGAAGAAGGTGGCCGCTCCGCAGGACGTGGACCTGGGGCTGATCTTCGGCACCGGCTTCCCGCCGTTCAAAGGCGGCCTGCTGTTCTGGGCCGATACGATTGGCTTGCCGAAAATCGTCGAGCTGCTGAAGCCGTACGCCAGCCTGGGCGAACGCTACCAGCCGACGCCGATGCTTACCGAGCTGGCGGCCGCAGGTAAAGGCTTCTACGACCTGCCGTCCTAG
- a CDS encoding AMP-dependent synthetase/ligase, protein MSIDAAPTIVALWADRAKASTDKTAMLVKRDGKYEPVTWQEIRKDVNRTAAALVNLGVEHGDRVVLVSRNRYEWIVCDLAILVAGGTHVPVHASLAGPQIAYQIVDSGAKVVIISGPDQAEKLADQASKFAKTTKFVALDPCPKPIGPFAVTLLSDLTAKVDDATAAKVEARGLEIVKPDDLATILYTSGTTGDPKGVMLAHSNIASNVAAILKMWVPREDDVRLTWLPLSHIFARTCDLYTWIAAGAVLALADSPEAVPANCQEVHPTLINGVPYFFDKLHRFLVSQGMADKPGMLQMVLGGRIRYCGSGGAALADHTHLFFKEQGVFISQGYGLTETSPTISTGQESDTKIGTVGRLLPGVEVKISDEGEICTRGPHVMKGYWNLPEATAEVLKDGWFHTGDLGEIDEDGYLKITGRKKELIVTAAGKNIAPVNLEALLTADPLIAQALVIGDAKNYLTALIVVNPEPLMAEIKELEIPVNSVEEALTNPQVRELYAGRIAQRLAGVSHYEQVQKFTLIARPFSPETNELTLTLKLRRKVIEGNYAREIAEMYAPAGAHAAAH, encoded by the coding sequence ATGAGTATCGACGCCGCCCCGACCATCGTTGCTTTGTGGGCCGACAGGGCCAAGGCCAGTACCGACAAGACCGCCATGCTGGTTAAACGTGACGGCAAATACGAGCCGGTCACGTGGCAAGAGATTCGCAAGGACGTCAATCGCACGGCCGCGGCGCTTGTGAATCTCGGCGTCGAACATGGTGATCGCGTCGTCCTCGTGTCGCGCAATCGGTACGAGTGGATCGTGTGCGATCTCGCCATCCTGGTCGCCGGCGGCACGCACGTGCCGGTCCACGCTTCGCTCGCCGGGCCGCAGATCGCTTACCAGATCGTGGATAGCGGCGCCAAGGTGGTCATCATTTCGGGCCCCGACCAGGCTGAAAAGCTGGCCGACCAGGCCTCGAAATTCGCCAAGACGACGAAATTCGTCGCGCTCGATCCCTGCCCCAAGCCGATCGGCCCGTTCGCCGTCACCTTGCTCTCGGATCTGACCGCCAAGGTCGATGACGCGACCGCCGCAAAAGTCGAAGCCCGCGGGCTGGAAATCGTCAAGCCGGATGACCTGGCCACGATTTTGTACACCTCGGGCACGACGGGGGACCCCAAGGGCGTGATGCTCGCGCACAGCAACATCGCCTCGAACGTCGCGGCGATTCTGAAGATGTGGGTGCCGCGCGAGGATGATGTGCGGCTCACCTGGTTGCCGCTAAGTCATATTTTCGCGCGCACGTGCGACCTGTACACGTGGATCGCAGCGGGCGCGGTGTTGGCGCTGGCCGACAGCCCCGAAGCGGTGCCCGCCAACTGCCAGGAAGTGCATCCGACGCTGATCAACGGCGTGCCGTACTTCTTCGACAAGCTGCACCGCTTCCTCGTCTCGCAAGGCATGGCCGATAAGCCGGGCATGCTGCAGATGGTCCTGGGCGGCCGGATACGCTATTGCGGCTCGGGCGGCGCGGCGCTCGCGGATCACACGCATCTGTTCTTCAAGGAGCAGGGGGTCTTCATCTCGCAAGGCTACGGTCTCACCGAGACCTCGCCCACGATTTCGACCGGTCAGGAATCGGATACCAAGATCGGGACCGTCGGCCGATTGCTGCCCGGCGTCGAGGTGAAGATTTCCGACGAAGGCGAAATCTGCACCCGCGGCCCGCACGTGATGAAAGGTTACTGGAACCTGCCCGAGGCGACGGCCGAGGTGCTGAAGGATGGTTGGTTCCACACTGGCGACCTGGGCGAGATCGACGAGGACGGATACCTGAAGATCACGGGCCGCAAGAAGGAATTAATCGTCACGGCGGCGGGCAAGAACATCGCGCCGGTGAATCTCGAGGCGCTGCTCACGGCCGATCCGCTGATTGCCCAGGCGCTGGTCATCGGTGACGCGAAGAACTACCTGACGGCCTTGATCGTGGTGAATCCCGAGCCCTTGATGGCCGAAATCAAGGAACTGGAAATTCCCGTCAATTCCGTCGAGGAAGCGCTCACCAACCCGCAAGTGCGCGAGCTGTATGCCGGACGGATCGCACAGCGGCTGGCGGGCGTGTCGCATTACGAGCAGGTGCAGAAGTTTACGCTCATCGCCCGGCCGTTCTCGCCCGAGACCAATGAGCTGACGCTGACGTTGAAGCTTCGTCGGAAGGTGATCGAGGGAAATTACGCCCGTGAAATCGCGGAGATGTACGCTCCCGCCGGGGCGCACGCGGCGGCGCATTAG
- the fadA gene encoding acetyl-CoA C-acyltransferase FadA has translation MKQAVVVDCVRTPIGRAHKEKGVFREIRSDDLAATVVKALVERTGIDPNEIEDVVMGNTQQQGEQGMDVARVVGLLAGLPLATGGTTVNRLCGSALQAINQASHAIVAGSEDVQIVGGLEHMHHIPMDKDIDLNPKLFTRTSKGAMMMGFTAEFLAQSQGISREEQDAFALRSHQLAAKAHANGEFRREIIPVWGRDEAGNRQLVEVDQCVRPDATAESLAALKPAFMPGMGTVTAGNSSPLNDGAAALLIMSDEKAKALGFKPLVKIVATAIVGVDPCVMGTGPVPATKKALKRAGMKLSDIDLVELNEAFASQALSCIRSLGLDQDKVNVRGGAIAIGHPLGASGARITTTLIRNMIDRNVNLGLATMCIGAGQGIATIFERV, from the coding sequence ATGAAACAAGCTGTTGTAGTTGATTGCGTTCGCACGCCGATTGGCCGCGCTCACAAAGAAAAGGGGGTCTTTCGCGAGATCCGCTCCGACGACCTGGCGGCCACGGTCGTCAAAGCCCTGGTCGAGCGCACTGGCATCGATCCCAACGAGATCGAAGACGTCGTGATGGGCAACACGCAGCAGCAGGGGGAGCAAGGCATGGACGTCGCCCGCGTCGTCGGCCTGCTGGCCGGCTTGCCCCTGGCCACCGGTGGCACCACCGTCAACCGTCTCTGCGGCTCGGCCTTGCAGGCGATCAATCAGGCTTCGCACGCCATCGTCGCCGGCAGCGAAGACGTGCAGATCGTCGGCGGTCTGGAGCACATGCACCACATCCCCATGGACAAGGACATCGACCTGAATCCCAAGCTGTTCACGCGCACCAGCAAGGGCGCGATGATGATGGGCTTCACGGCCGAATTCCTGGCCCAGAGCCAGGGCATCTCGCGCGAAGAGCAAGACGCGTTCGCGCTGCGCAGCCATCAATTGGCCGCCAAGGCGCACGCCAACGGCGAGTTCCGCCGCGAGATCATTCCCGTGTGGGGACGTGACGAGGCGGGCAATCGCCAGTTGGTCGAAGTCGATCAATGCGTCCGGCCCGATGCGACCGCCGAATCGCTGGCGGCGCTCAAGCCCGCCTTCATGCCCGGCATGGGCACCGTCACCGCCGGCAACAGCTCGCCCTTGAACGACGGCGCCGCGGCGCTGTTGATCATGTCGGACGAAAAGGCCAAGGCCTTGGGCTTCAAGCCGCTGGTGAAGATCGTCGCCACGGCGATCGTCGGCGTTGACCCCTGCGTGATGGGCACCGGCCCGGTGCCGGCCACGAAAAAGGCGCTCAAGCGTGCCGGTATGAAGCTGTCGGATATCGACCTCGTGGAGCTGAACGAAGCTTTCGCTTCGCAGGCGCTGTCGTGCATTCGCTCGCTCGGGTTGGATCAAGATAAGGTCAACGTCCGCGGCGGTGCCATCGCCATCGGGCATCCCCTGGGCGCCAGCGGGGCACGCATCACTACCACGCTGATTCGCAACATGATCGACCGCAACGTCAATCTCGGCCTGGCCACGATGTGCATCGGCGCCGGCCAGGGCATCGCTACCATTTTCGAACGAGTCTGA